The following proteins are co-located in the Legionella busanensis genome:
- a CDS encoding aminoglycoside phosphotransferase family protein produces MLTAEDIQHINHFFNLSLLNNINKLSGGDVNESYLATDGVNQYIIKKIYESEHAKDYDIALDKIIESITFSENIAQQLLYTNHVAPAVFTQGKCVLKKGKNLFIVFPFIQGSVRENEEVSLNMVEKIAKFLAIIHRSSFSFDSQFAEEKMAIFKKIGHQIIALKFWGLIKAITQRRFFFPKLNFISTYLINNKNTLHQAMDNLKYEAICHNDLKPKNVLWQDEHNFGVIDWETTGFFDLNADYLDTLIAWCTLYNKNQIVLDLQKLKIFISTYPLKEINQLEKSMPVVLLKWYFWLAFCIKKIISNPKQWRHYQWHIYYSITLIIFLIEGDLVKQLKLHYPLKEFNE; encoded by the coding sequence ATGCTTACAGCCGAAGATATTCAACACATAAACCATTTTTTTAATTTATCTTTACTGAATAATATAAACAAATTATCAGGTGGAGATGTAAATGAGTCATATCTCGCAACAGACGGTGTCAATCAATATATTATCAAAAAAATTTATGAATCTGAGCATGCCAAAGACTATGATATTGCATTAGATAAAATTATTGAATCTATAACATTTAGTGAAAATATTGCACAACAACTACTCTATACTAATCATGTCGCGCCAGCTGTATTTACTCAAGGAAAATGTGTATTAAAAAAGGGTAAAAATTTATTTATCGTTTTTCCATTTATCCAAGGCAGTGTGCGAGAAAATGAGGAAGTTTCATTAAATATGGTAGAGAAAATTGCTAAATTTCTTGCAATAATCCATCGCTCTTCTTTTTCTTTTGACTCTCAATTTGCTGAAGAAAAAATGGCTATATTTAAAAAAATCGGTCATCAAATTATAGCTCTAAAATTCTGGGGGTTAATAAAAGCAATTACACAAAGACGCTTCTTCTTTCCTAAATTAAATTTTATTTCCACTTACCTAATTAATAACAAAAATACACTGCATCAGGCTATGGATAATTTAAAATATGAAGCCATATGTCATAATGATTTGAAACCAAAAAATGTATTGTGGCAAGATGAACATAATTTTGGCGTAATAGACTGGGAAACGACAGGCTTTTTTGATTTAAATGCTGATTATCTAGATACGCTTATTGCTTGGTGTACATTATACAATAAAAATCAAATTGTATTAGATTTACAAAAATTAAAAATATTTATATCAACTTATCCTCTCAAGGAAATTAATCAACTGGAAAAAAGTATGCCAGTGGTTTTATTAAAGTGGTATTTCTGGTTAGCATTTTGCATCAAAAAAATTATTAGTAATCCTAAGCAATGGAGGCATTATCAGTGGCATATTTATTATTCAATTACCTTAATTATTTTTTTAATTGAAGGTGACCTCGTGAAGCAATTAAAATTACATTACCCACTTAAAGAATTTAATGAATAG
- a CDS encoding type II toxin-antitoxin system HipA family toxin: protein MVKKSQRLHVLMNGLLVGELVKTSNGALTFTYHRDWLAQPGARPISLSLPLIEQIYSDDLVYNFFDNLLPDNQQIRARIQARFQIPTNQPFDLLTSIGRECVGAIQLIAGPILEFEKKIKYKRLNDQKIAALLRNYQLNPLGMSNDDFRISIAGAQEKMAFLYYKDHWCEPLQETPTTHIFKLPIGFIAHQQMDLSDSCENEWLCSLLAKAYGLPAADCEILYFEEIKVLSVKRFDRRLSSDKSWLMRLPQEDLCQALGVSYNLKYQSDGGPGIKDIMQLLLGSTNAIEDRDLFYRSQIFFWLIAGIDGHAKNFSLFIEPEGKYHLTPLYDILSAYPLIKKKQLQSQKIKMAMALKSKHNHYHWHTMQQIHFLETAKFVNYSVARAEHILHDMLAKTDTVIEVVAKNLPTSFPKNISEPIFEGLKKAKQKLANYEI from the coding sequence ATGGTAAAAAAATCTCAACGTCTTCATGTTTTAATGAATGGTCTTTTGGTAGGGGAACTTGTAAAAACGTCTAACGGTGCTTTAACATTTACTTACCATAGAGATTGGTTAGCACAACCAGGTGCACGACCCATTTCATTATCTTTACCTCTCATTGAGCAAATCTATAGTGATGATTTGGTTTATAATTTTTTTGATAATCTTCTCCCTGATAACCAACAGATACGTGCTCGCATTCAAGCTCGCTTTCAAATACCGACTAATCAACCTTTCGATTTATTAACAAGTATTGGGAGAGAGTGCGTGGGAGCCATACAATTAATTGCAGGCCCTATCCTAGAATTTGAAAAAAAAATTAAATATAAACGTTTAAATGATCAAAAAATTGCAGCACTTCTACGTAATTATCAGTTGAACCCTTTAGGTATGAGCAATGATGATTTTCGTATTTCTATTGCGGGTGCACAAGAAAAAATGGCATTTTTATATTATAAAGATCATTGGTGCGAACCTCTTCAAGAAACACCAACAACTCATATTTTTAAATTACCTATTGGTTTTATTGCACACCAACAAATGGATTTAAGCGACAGTTGTGAAAATGAATGGTTATGTTCTCTTCTCGCTAAAGCGTATGGCTTACCTGCTGCAGATTGTGAAATACTTTATTTTGAAGAAATTAAGGTTTTATCAGTCAAACGCTTTGACCGACGTTTATCGAGTGACAAAAGTTGGTTAATGCGTTTACCGCAAGAAGATCTTTGTCAAGCATTAGGTGTTTCATATAACTTAAAATATCAATCCGATGGTGGACCAGGTATCAAAGATATAATGCAATTATTATTGGGATCTACAAATGCTATTGAAGATCGAGATCTATTTTATCGTAGCCAAATTTTTTTTTGGTTGATTGCTGGTATTGATGGACATGCTAAAAATTTCAGTCTATTTATTGAGCCAGAAGGAAAATATCACTTAACACCCTTATATGACATCCTCTCAGCCTATCCTCTTATTAAGAAAAAACAACTGCAAAGTCAAAAAATCAAAATGGCTATGGCTTTAAAAAGCAAACATAACCATTATCATTGGCATACTATGCAGCAAATACATTTTCTAGAAACTGCAAAATTTGTGAATTATTCCGTTGCAAGGGCTGAACATATACTTCATGATATGTTAGCTAAAACAGATACAGTTATCGAAGTTGTTGCAAAAAATCTACCTACATCCTTTCCTAAGAATATTTCTGAACCAATTTTTGAAGGATTAAAAAAAGCCAAGCAAAAATTGGCTAATTACGAAATTTGA
- a CDS encoding helix-turn-helix domain-containing protein, whose amino-acid sequence MFIHSPRELAIFIKAQRKKLNLSQQEVGNLVGLKQKTISAIENDCENIKLSTLFRILSALEIDIKFIAKKDATEITSQWKEEW is encoded by the coding sequence ATGTTTATACACTCTCCTCGTGAATTGGCTATTTTTATAAAAGCTCAACGTAAAAAGCTTAATTTAAGCCAACAGGAAGTAGGTAATTTAGTTGGTTTAAAGCAAAAGACTATTTCTGCAATAGAAAATGATTGCGAAAATATAAAATTAAGTACCTTATTTCGGATATTGTCAGCGCTTGAAATAGATATTAAATTTATTGCAAAAAAAGACGCCACTGAAATTACAAGCCAATGGAAAGAGGAATGGTAA
- a CDS encoding S41 family peptidase: MHNYNNLPCSLLLLTCIGLTHATPPITIKADSRKEQYLQAIDYVAKTAKDIYCYWDIKKEQHGVDWQTIINDAKNKVNDNTTFKQFQQILTGVASSLHDGHVNYIPDSLQQVFYTPISVKKLPDGYYISQIEQDKMWPYRVDIEPGDKVLAVNNQPIDAYIEEKGKMMSASTAYALQSRTASAMHAMDKFETAPKDNLKLTIEKYATQQVKMIELPWLNYQNPSSDRQSLSDIVQTKILPGNIGILTLTSMHYQSGNEAHIAFIKQVMDTLKNTKALIVDVRNNGGGYGEIGDSVIAHFINKKVKRYQAQLKNSYQAIYARPELAELFQQTDPAISEYSEWIDYDIQPLSTEKPAYDKPVYILTNERCFSACDTFVDSFSSNHLGKVLGAQTGGGTGYPLWFKLPWQFGNFRFSILRGFSNHDRYLEGIGTIPDVEIYNTPRDLYHKLDGELIGAYNFVMNELKHTSQVQYAKKEMGLKTNFSMRQTEIVPFYIEEAYWQKVQR; encoded by the coding sequence ATGCATAACTATAACAATCTACCGTGTTCACTATTGTTACTCACTTGTATTGGCCTTACCCATGCTACACCACCTATAACTATAAAAGCGGATTCTCGCAAAGAGCAATATCTGCAGGCTATTGATTACGTGGCTAAAACGGCAAAAGATATTTATTGTTATTGGGATATAAAAAAGGAGCAACACGGTGTTGATTGGCAGACGATTATTAATGATGCTAAAAATAAAGTAAATGACAATACCACTTTCAAGCAATTTCAACAAATTCTTACTGGTGTAGCTTCTAGTCTACACGATGGCCATGTCAATTATATTCCTGATTCCCTTCAACAAGTATTTTATACACCCATCAGCGTAAAAAAACTACCTGATGGTTATTATATTTCTCAAATAGAGCAAGATAAAATGTGGCCCTACCGAGTTGATATTGAGCCTGGCGACAAAGTTTTAGCAGTCAATAACCAACCCATTGATGCTTATATCGAAGAAAAAGGTAAAATGATGTCAGCGTCAACCGCCTATGCGCTGCAATCACGCACAGCCTCAGCCATGCATGCCATGGATAAATTTGAAACCGCCCCGAAAGATAACTTAAAACTAACCATCGAAAAATACGCTACACAACAAGTTAAAATGATTGAATTGCCCTGGCTTAATTACCAAAATCCAAGTTCAGATAGACAGTCATTATCTGATATCGTTCAAACTAAAATTCTACCGGGTAACATTGGTATATTAACACTAACCTCGATGCATTATCAATCAGGAAATGAAGCACATATAGCATTCATAAAGCAAGTTATGGATACTCTAAAAAACACCAAAGCACTTATTGTAGATGTACGTAATAATGGCGGTGGTTATGGTGAAATTGGTGATAGTGTAATTGCTCATTTTATTAATAAAAAAGTCAAACGATATCAAGCCCAATTGAAAAACTCATATCAGGCTATCTATGCTCGCCCGGAACTCGCTGAACTCTTTCAGCAAACTGATCCAGCTATTTCTGAATATTCAGAATGGATTGATTACGACATTCAACCTTTGTCTACAGAAAAACCTGCTTATGATAAACCGGTATATATTTTAACTAATGAACGTTGCTTTTCAGCCTGTGACACTTTCGTTGATAGTTTTTCATCCAATCATTTAGGTAAAGTGCTGGGAGCTCAAACAGGCGGAGGAACAGGATATCCGTTATGGTTTAAATTACCCTGGCAATTCGGCAATTTTCGTTTCTCAATTCTTAGGGGCTTTTCCAACCATGATCGATATTTAGAAGGGATAGGTACCATACCTGATGTAGAAATTTATAATACTCCACGTGACTTATATCATAAGTTAGATGGCGAACTAATTGGTGCTTACAATTTTGTTATGAATGAACTAAAACATACAAGCCAAGTTCAATATGCCAAAAAAGAGATGGGTTTAAAAACCAATTTTTCAATGAGGCAAACTGAAATTGTGCCTTTTTATATTGAAGAAGCTTATTGGCAGAAAGTGCAAAGGTAA
- a CDS encoding AAA family ATPase: MVFVEKIMNQFYILTGPPGSGKTSILAELSKQGFPIIEEPARRILAQQRSIDGEGVYDKNPFLFKELMLAKMLSDYENASQYDLVFFDRGLPDLLAYSKCFNLPIGSELKASCTYQYNPTVFFAPAWENIYIKDAERQLNFEAAKVFENDLRQAYAELGYQLIDIPLLSVPERVDFILNFIQHP, translated from the coding sequence ATGGTATTTGTAGAGAAAATTATGAATCAATTTTATATCTTGACTGGTCCGCCAGGTAGTGGCAAAACTTCCATATTAGCTGAATTATCAAAACAAGGTTTTCCAATTATTGAGGAGCCAGCGAGAAGAATTTTAGCACAACAAAGGTCAATTGATGGCGAGGGCGTTTATGATAAGAACCCCTTTTTATTTAAAGAATTAATGCTAGCAAAGATGCTCTCTGATTATGAAAATGCCTCACAATATGACCTAGTTTTTTTTGATAGGGGGCTTCCTGATTTGCTGGCCTATAGTAAATGTTTTAATTTACCTATTGGTTCAGAGCTAAAAGCAAGTTGTACTTATCAATACAATCCAACGGTATTTTTTGCACCAGCCTGGGAAAATATTTATATTAAGGATGCTGAACGGCAGCTCAATTTTGAAGCAGCTAAAGTTTTTGAAAATGATTTAAGACAGGCGTATGCAGAATTAGGATATCAATTAATTGATATCCCTCTACTAAGTGTTCCGGAGAGAGTCGACTTTATTCTAAATTTTATTCAGCATCCTTAA
- a CDS encoding DUF4153 domain-containing protein: MKQLFLTTATVRCMIGLIQGTILYFLFAVSQNKIQWLVLNPYIFLPMLMITIFVPLLIIQGLASLRFKTISMVSLLITLVIIRIADYAVYRQILPNYDGLPLTSMIFSMQLFFLTSIVLFITQSLVLSSEQDQRLVANYATYFNMAWKLGVQIIFTIVFVGAFWLLLALGSTLFHLIHLTFFEYLITQAYFAMPATTFIIAIALHITDVNVRVTQGIRALCLTLLSWLLPLIAGIISLFLISLFFTGLSPLWHTGHASALLLLAAVVLIILINAVYREGAYDNKSLFSIQNWAATLSCYLLIPLISLAIYALYLRVQQYGLSVDRIYAAVCMVIGSTYAVGYTLSALFSKNRFVFFAYCNIATAFLILIIYLALHTPLADPVRLSVANQLLRLQTGKVTPEKFDFAALRYKGLRFGQQALLELQNTWQGPQREYVRIHATEAFKLKLKAYPNSGEKPNPLIIHTANGKLPSSFLNQHWLAMEGSINIPFCLSNGMGKCDVWQMQDLQKNPLILILENGTFTGFKKTTSGQWTAIGYWLIPYKCSEKIRKAAVAGEFKLVLPPPSNQDIEVMGVSMSFNQKIDNNICNN; encoded by the coding sequence GTGAAACAACTTTTTTTAACTACAGCAACTGTACGCTGCATGATAGGGCTAATTCAAGGTACTATACTCTATTTTCTATTTGCGGTTAGTCAAAATAAAATTCAGTGGTTAGTTCTTAATCCTTATATTTTTCTACCTATGCTCATGATTACTATTTTTGTTCCACTGCTTATTATACAAGGACTTGCTAGCTTACGTTTTAAAACGATTAGTATGGTAAGTCTCTTAATTACTTTAGTTATAATAAGAATTGCTGACTATGCTGTTTATAGGCAGATCTTACCCAATTATGATGGCTTGCCACTAACATCTATGATTTTTTCCATGCAGTTATTTTTTCTGACTAGTATCGTCTTATTTATTACGCAATCGTTAGTATTAAGTAGTGAGCAGGATCAACGCTTGGTGGCTAATTATGCGACTTATTTTAATATGGCATGGAAGTTAGGGGTACAAATTATATTTACTATAGTTTTTGTAGGTGCTTTTTGGTTACTCCTAGCTTTAGGTTCTACTTTATTTCATTTAATTCACTTAACTTTTTTCGAATATCTAATTACTCAAGCTTATTTTGCTATGCCGGCGACAACATTTATAATAGCAATTGCATTGCATATTACTGATGTTAATGTACGTGTTACTCAGGGTATTCGGGCACTTTGTTTAACTTTATTATCTTGGTTATTACCGCTTATTGCAGGCATTATAAGTTTATTTTTAATAAGTCTTTTTTTTACAGGCTTATCGCCCTTATGGCATACAGGTCATGCTAGCGCATTATTACTTTTAGCGGCAGTTGTATTAATCATTCTTATTAATGCGGTTTACCGAGAAGGTGCTTATGATAATAAATCCTTATTCTCTATACAGAACTGGGCAGCCACCTTGTCTTGTTATTTGTTAATCCCACTTATAAGCTTAGCTATTTATGCACTGTATTTACGGGTACAACAATATGGTTTATCAGTAGATCGTATTTATGCTGCTGTATGCATGGTAATAGGTAGCACGTATGCAGTTGGTTATACATTATCAGCACTTTTTTCTAAAAACAGATTTGTATTCTTTGCTTACTGCAATATAGCAACAGCTTTTTTAATTCTCATTATTTATTTGGCTTTACATACACCCTTAGCTGATCCAGTACGACTGTCAGTAGCTAATCAATTATTGCGTCTTCAGACGGGAAAAGTGACGCCAGAAAAATTTGATTTTGCAGCACTTCGTTATAAGGGGTTACGTTTTGGTCAGCAAGCATTGCTAGAATTACAAAATACTTGGCAAGGACCGCAGAGAGAATATGTACGCATTCATGCTACGGAAGCTTTTAAATTAAAGTTAAAAGCTTATCCTAATAGTGGAGAAAAGCCTAACCCGCTAATTATTCATACGGCTAATGGTAAATTACCGTCGTCTTTTCTTAACCAACATTGGCTTGCTATGGAAGGTTCAATAAATATTCCTTTTTGCTTATCGAATGGAATGGGAAAATGTGATGTTTGGCAAATGCAAGATTTGCAAAAAAATCCACTCATCTTAATTTTAGAAAATGGTACATTTACTGGGTTTAAAAAAACGACGAGTGGTCAATGGACTGCTATAGGTTATTGGTTAATTCCTTATAAATGTAGTGAAAAAATACGTAAAGCAGCAGTTGCCGGAGAATTTAAATTAGTCTTACCGCCACCGTCTAATCAGGATATTGAAGTCATGGGTGTCTCAATGAGTTTTAATCAAAAAATTGACAACAATATTTGTAATAATTAA
- a CDS encoding acyl-CoA thioesterase — MFQIELQVRDYECDIQGIVNNAVYQHYFEHARHLFLDKKGINFFELTQQGIFLVIYRAEIDYLAPLTINKTCKVSVELERISKARCLFKQTIYINNDIYTKGKFFTTAVNANKKPINLDFLNLN; from the coding sequence TTGTTTCAAATTGAATTACAAGTTAGGGATTATGAGTGTGATATTCAGGGTATTGTTAATAATGCTGTCTATCAACATTATTTTGAACATGCCAGACATCTTTTTTTAGATAAAAAAGGGATTAATTTTTTTGAGCTTACCCAACAAGGCATCTTCTTAGTAATTTATAGAGCAGAGATAGATTACCTCGCTCCTTTAACAATTAATAAGACATGTAAAGTAAGTGTTGAATTGGAACGTATATCTAAAGCTAGATGTTTATTTAAACAAACTATTTATATAAACAATGATATTTATACTAAAGGTAAATTTTTTACAACTGCAGTGAATGCTAATAAAAAACCAATTAATCTTGATTTTCTAAATTTAAACTAA
- a CDS encoding alpha/beta fold hydrolase yields MKINDFLGASAEGFHRVVYTEWGQPASAKPTVFCVHGLLRNRHDFDALANFLSLQDYHLFCPDIVGRGDSEWFKNPQHYKFEQYIADMTALIARSSATQIDWIGTSMGGLIGIMMAAMPNSPIRRLVLNDVGPQVPLHGLRRLAKYSDTRISFSNKEEAKQYYQKIYADFGNLSEVQWIEFTEHSIKLRDDGKYIAKCDPNIAHNKTPTQFMWELVQHPHKTLEGIFFDIDLWSIWQQVTCPVLIIHGRHSDILLPEHITKMQETHSHTDLLEIEDAGHAPALLELAEHEKIKNWLEA; encoded by the coding sequence ATGAAAATTAATGATTTTCTGGGCGCATCAGCCGAGGGTTTCCATCGAGTTGTATATACTGAATGGGGGCAACCTGCCTCAGCAAAACCTACTGTGTTTTGTGTTCATGGGCTTCTTCGTAACCGACACGACTTTGATGCTCTGGCTAATTTTTTAAGTCTGCAAGATTATCACCTATTTTGTCCTGATATTGTTGGTCGTGGCGATAGTGAATGGTTCAAAAATCCTCAGCATTACAAATTTGAACAATACATCGCAGATATGACGGCTCTTATTGCTAGATCATCAGCTACTCAAATTGACTGGATTGGCACATCAATGGGCGGATTGATTGGTATAATGATGGCAGCGATGCCCAATTCTCCTATTCGCCGTTTGGTGCTAAATGATGTTGGTCCTCAAGTGCCACTGCATGGTTTGCGACGCTTAGCAAAATATTCCGATACACGTATTTCCTTTTCTAATAAAGAAGAAGCTAAACAATATTATCAAAAAATCTATGCAGATTTTGGTAATTTAAGCGAAGTTCAATGGATTGAATTTACAGAGCACAGTATTAAACTGCGAGATGATGGCAAATACATTGCCAAATGTGATCCCAATATTGCGCATAATAAAACACCCACCCAATTTATGTGGGAACTCGTACAGCACCCTCACAAAACATTAGAAGGTATCTTTTTCGATATTGATTTATGGTCTATTTGGCAGCAGGTTACATGTCCTGTACTTATCATTCATGGTCGCCATTCAGATATTTTATTGCCTGAGCACATCACTAAAATGCAAGAGACCCATTCCCATACAGATTTGCTAGAAATAGAAGATGCAGGTCATGCGCCAGCATTATTAGAATTGGCAGAGCATGAAAAAATTAAAAACTGGTTAGAAGCATGA
- a CDS encoding L,D-transpeptidase family protein → MNLLQSNKKVIVSFLIFVGVMIGLLYTKYYSFKQTGYISFFEKDKKLKQAIAIYQKAAAEPWERLQPKQLLQLGVTDKSVTLLRKRLQLIGDLSNSTNVNNSNFDHELKEAVSLFQQRHGLAANGIVDKPTLAALNVPPKTRLKQLQANINRWEDFAKKQKGHYLWINIPAFQAQLVEQNKITLKESIIVGKPSHPTPEMATEITDVMLNPYWIVPSSLAKKNIIPKTIQDANYLKNQNIRIFDATNKKELSSQELDNLQLDRNPDNYFFRQEPGPKNPLGQIKYKITNSQSIFLHDTNAVDLFKNHNRALSSGCIRLQNPFNLFTKIVQNDPSIHKISSNINKILESGEPVNIKLNKPLPVLITYLTVWVDEKGNLNFRDDIYKQDIG, encoded by the coding sequence ATGAATCTACTGCAGTCTAATAAAAAAGTTATTGTATCTTTCCTAATTTTTGTTGGTGTAATGATTGGTTTGCTTTATACGAAATACTATTCTTTTAAGCAAACAGGCTACATTTCATTTTTTGAAAAAGATAAAAAGTTAAAACAAGCTATCGCCATTTATCAAAAAGCAGCGGCAGAGCCTTGGGAGAGACTACAACCTAAGCAATTATTACAGTTAGGCGTTACAGATAAAAGTGTTACCTTGCTACGTAAACGACTACAATTGATTGGCGATCTTTCTAATTCTACTAATGTTAATAACTCTAATTTTGATCATGAATTAAAAGAGGCAGTTTCTCTTTTCCAGCAGCGTCATGGTTTGGCTGCTAATGGCATAGTTGATAAACCAACATTAGCTGCTCTTAACGTTCCACCTAAAACGAGATTAAAGCAGTTGCAAGCTAACATCAATCGCTGGGAGGATTTTGCAAAAAAACAAAAAGGACATTATCTTTGGATTAATATTCCAGCTTTTCAAGCGCAGCTTGTTGAACAAAATAAAATAACTTTAAAAGAATCTATTATTGTCGGAAAGCCATCGCATCCCACCCCTGAAATGGCTACGGAAATTACAGACGTGATGTTAAACCCTTATTGGATTGTGCCTTCTAGTTTAGCTAAAAAAAATATCATTCCCAAAACAATACAAGATGCTAACTATTTAAAAAACCAAAACATTCGTATATTTGATGCTACTAATAAAAAGGAATTGTCATCACAGGAGTTAGACAATTTGCAATTAGATAGAAATCCCGATAATTATTTTTTTCGTCAAGAACCAGGACCAAAAAATCCTTTAGGGCAAATCAAATATAAAATTACCAATTCTCAGTCTATTTTTCTGCATGATACGAACGCTGTAGATCTTTTTAAAAATCATAATAGGGCCCTTAGCTCAGGCTGTATAAGGTTGCAAAACCCATTTAATTTATTTACTAAAATTGTGCAAAATGATCCATCTATTCATAAAATATCTTCTAACATCAATAAAATATTAGAATCAGGCGAGCCTGTTAATATTAAATTAAATAAACCTCTACCTGTTTTAATTACTTATTTAACTGTTTGGGTGGATGAAAAAGGTAACCTTAATTTTAGAGATGATATTTATAAACAAGATATAGGTTAA
- a CDS encoding BON domain-containing protein — translation MFINKLKLYCFVVLIAGNYSVFAKTNTDKEIDTQINMLYEQNPVLKEQNVCSKTNDQAVTLKGCVQNSAEKELAEDLASLVEYINKIDNQIKINPNLPNTKTKAAVSDSLSDALISGLIHTKLIVNQSINPSNLHVKTLKGITILSGSVSSLEAKKLAYKIALETKGVVDVKNKLKVHP, via the coding sequence ATGTTTATAAATAAACTTAAATTGTATTGTTTTGTGGTATTAATTGCAGGTAATTATTCAGTTTTTGCAAAAACAAATACAGATAAAGAGATTGATACACAAATTAATATGTTGTATGAGCAAAATCCTGTTTTAAAAGAGCAGAATGTTTGTAGTAAAACAAATGATCAGGCGGTTACTCTTAAAGGTTGTGTGCAGAATTCTGCAGAAAAAGAATTAGCGGAAGATTTAGCAAGCTTAGTTGAATATATTAATAAAATTGATAATCAGATTAAGATTAATCCTAATCTTCCTAATACTAAAACTAAAGCGGCAGTATCGGATTCATTATCGGATGCTTTAATTAGTGGATTAATTCATACAAAGTTAATAGTTAACCAATCAATTAATCCATCCAATTTGCATGTTAAAACCTTAAAAGGAATCACTATATTATCTGGCAGTGTTTCTTCTCTAGAAGCGAAAAAATTAGCTTATAAAATAGCGCTTGAAACTAAAGGCGTAGTTGATGTGAAAAATAAACTAAAAGTCCACCCTTAA
- a CDS encoding cold-shock protein, translating into MSNTKIGTVKWFNETKGFGFIEQESGPDLFAHFKAIVSPGFKTLAEGQKVEFVISQGPKGLQAENIVAI; encoded by the coding sequence ATGTCTAATACAAAAATTGGAACCGTAAAGTGGTTTAACGAAACTAAAGGTTTTGGCTTTATTGAGCAAGAATCTGGGCCAGATTTATTTGCTCACTTTAAAGCGATTGTAAGCCCTGGTTTTAAAACCCTAGCAGAAGGTCAAAAAGTAGAATTTGTTATATCTCAAGGTCCTAAAGGACTTCAAGCAGAGAATATCGTAGCTATTTAA